The genomic segment TTTAAATGATATTTGAGTAATCTCAAAGAATTAGGCATCATCATCGTTAAATAAAATCACAAACCGTCATTAACTCCCATGGAATCAttctaatataaaataaacacaaatggCGAAATCGAGCACTTCGATATCGCCGATCACATCAcacaaaacaaacataaattTACACTTAGTTAACATAATAAATCAACTACTGTACTTGTTTTTGCACATACAGAACTGAAAAATGTTCTAGGAACCTAATTAGTTGAGCGAGATCGGGGGAAGGTGATCTCCGCAAGTGGGGAAGTTGGGAGGGACGGGAGGGATGTCGGCTTGCGTGCCGACTTGGAGCACGAGGCTCATGCCGATGACGATGTGGAAGAGGAAGTGGCAGTGGAGCAGCCAGAAGCCGGGGTTGTTGGctctgaaacgaacgatgacGTATCCGTTGTTGGGGACGGCGATGGTGTCCTTCGCGGGAGGCAGGTCCCCTTGCTTCAGGTGACGCTCGAGCAGACCTCTCCTGTCGAGGTCAAGAGCGTGCTTCAAGTTGATTTTCTTCACGTTCTGGTCAGGCGACCGGCCGATACCGATCACGTTGAATGAGTATCCGTGCAAGTGGAACGGATGAGATAAGTTTGCAATTTGAACTGGAAAGCGAAAGGagcataattaatttttaacgtccgtatttttaatttgataattaaaCTTGATTTGAAGCTTGGATAATGTATTACCTTCGTCTACGAGTACGATTTCGACTACAGCGTTGAGGGGTATATCGACTTTGTGGGTGCACATGCAGTTTTGTCCACAGTCCGCCGGTCGGTTGTCTCCGTTACAGAACTGTTCAGGGTTAATGTCGTCATACTGACTGAGGAGCGGTGCGGGAGGAGACATGTAGGATATTTCATCAATCAAACTGATAACATGATCGCCAGACGGGGCCACTGTTGAAACAGGTTTATGTGTTAATACAAATataggttttatttacattacaacGATTAAGGTGCAAAAGTTGTTTGAGTATCTTACCTAAGTACCGGTTGTAGGTGTTAGGCTGGAACAACATCTCTGGCCTGTATACGAAGAATCGGAAAGGCAAGAAGATCTTAACGTCTGGACGTTCTTGCAGAATGGCAGGGTCTATGTTCCTGGCGTTTTTCAATTGGCTGACGCAAATGGCGTCGTTCCTTGGGTTTTTGCACCTTGCGTCCAGTGGGTTCATCACCTGGATAGTTAGTGGGGAGAAAGGTACGTGCAATTACTAATTTACGTGCATATTCTACAACTACGCTACTTAAGGCAACTAGATACTAATTTTCCATCAGTGTTGGTAGGTACTGATCAACTACTGGGTACTGTGCCAATAATCTGTAGGCATTTTGTATTTGTACAGATACCTTTTCTAAATACACGCAGTAGGAGCACTGCTGTGTTATTATGATCGTGATTACGAAACAGTGAAAATATTGCAGTTTATTTGGCATTTACGAAATTTCCGCTTTCATAATACATGTTCATTTGATTCAACTGTCTGAAATTATATGTAATTTATACCGTCTTTCAATATTGCTccagaaaatataaaattgaataAAGCACGAGATACTGCTATTTATAATGAACAAATCTACAGACATAATTGCGATAATAAGTCTAAAATTACATACTATTTACAAATGGCACTAACTAGAGATCACGTGATTCAATGCGATCAGTTACTCAATAATTTAATTAGAGTAAATAATTTcagttttaataattaaagtaataaagTCATTACTGCGAAACTCGTATTTGCCGTGGCGTTCGTACTTAAGTTTGAGCAAGCAATTGCAACAAAGTCGAGCGCGGTAGATTTTATCGAGGTTGTCGTGTCGGCACCAAGAATCCAGTCTGCAATATCCGCCAATTAATAACCAACTACTGTCCTTAGTTTTGCGTTTAGCTAATTCACGGTAGCCCCTCTAAATATGTGGAAGTAACCCCCTACTTAGCTCTTAACTAAGATGATCATGTATATACAGCATCTAATTTAAACTGTCTGTTTTTGAATATGGTACAAGATTTATATACACAGATTTGAGAAGCACTTACTACTCCCTGTGGAATGCCGACGTCGTAGGTCGGTGCTTGCGTCGACGGTTGGTAGGGTCCCCTGGCGTACCTAAGGATGGCCAGCTGTTGGGCCCTCTTGACACCACACTCTCCCAAACCGCGCACTTGGATCCAATATGCTCCAGGAATGTTGTTGGCCTCGATAACGAAGTCGTAACGTTCACCTGTAACGTAACAAAGATAACGACTTAAATTTCTTGCCATGCAAATCGTTAATGTTCTAAAAGTAATTATAAAAACGTCGTGGGGAGGGAAATTGGTAGTAATATTAACTTCATTTGCTTCATTATTGCCTAACAAGAAGATAAACATTaataattgaataaataaactaaacaacTCACCTGAGAATGAGATGATTGTGTTGACCTGAACTGGGGATACTGGTTCACCGTCAGTAGCTATTACAGTGAGGTTGTGGCCTTCGAACGTGACTTGAGCTGGGCACACAGACGCGAAAGCGTTGATCATTCTGAATCTGTATCTCCTTCCAGGGGTGATGGTGAACACTTCAAGAGGTGTGTTGGTCATGAATCCAGTGTTGGGATCTCGGAACTGTCCTTTGCCGTTGACCAGCACAGACTCGGGGTCCTGTCCGGTGTTGACGGCCAAACGTCCCGGGTACCTCTCAGCAGCATCTTCGTGGAGCCAGTCGCTGATCAGCATGACGTGGGTGGTCAGATCGTAGTCGTACAAGTGGCTGTTGGGGTCCTTGGATGGGGGCTGACGGACGACGATGCTACCGTATAAACCGTCAAGTTTTTGAAGACCTGTGTGCGCGTGCCAGAAGTGTGTACCAGCGTTACCTTGCCATTGATATCTGTAATCAGGGAAATGCAACCATTACATTCCTAATatgataaaaactaaaaaaactcataaaactcattttcttatgcaagtaggcttttaataagcacttttacacgtcccagtattaaccgtaccttcaggacaataaatgggccagtgctgagaagaagcagcgcaagaaactcagtttaTTACTGAATATCTACTTTAGATCgaattttaaaagtttttgtttttttattctgGCGTACGAACCTGAAAGTGTTTCCTTGCTGAATTGGACACTGGGTAACGAAAGGTACACCGTCGTAGTATTGGGATCCCCTTTGAGTGATACCGTGCCAGTGGATGGTGACTTCCATACCCTCCATGTGGTTTTCTACGTCGATGACAACTTTGTCGTTCTCACAAACTTGGATGGAAGGTCCAGGCAACATTCTGTTGGCGGTGAGGATACCACGCTCGACTCCATCGGCCAATACGCACTGGCAGTGGGACCACACGACGTTGGTTGCATTTGGGGTGCACACTTGACAGGCCctgaaataatatgaaaaaggaTGGTTGAGAACGCATTTTGGTTATTTAATTTCTTGAAAACTGGGTCACCAGTCGGCCAATCAAAAAGTCAATGGTAAAAGATAAAGCGGTGCAATTTTATCGTC from the Ostrinia nubilalis chromosome 5, ilOstNubi1.1, whole genome shotgun sequence genome contains:
- the LOC135071967 gene encoding uncharacterized protein LOC135071967 isoform X2, whose amino-acid sequence is MGCSARYCLLALSLCLVTENAIGVRVMPKRKKEALSTADDQSTSASWWQAGTATPFRDSSNTFSSTHGLVQTHPGINDPFGSFGSIGSTIGPSSNPFAQASGSGPLSGGIRNNPLPPLARNVNGKTTLKHLDFTSSATAELRRNPALSAPDECARACRENEPPRICYYHFTLELYTVLGAACQVCTPNATNVVWSHCQCVLADGVERGILTANRMLPGPSIQVCENDKVVIDVENHMEGMEVTIHWHGITQRGSQYYDGVPFVTQCPIQQGNTFRYQWQGNAGTHFWHAHTGLQKLDGLYGSIVVRQPPSKDPNSHLYDYDLTTHVMLISDWLHEDAAERYPGRLAVNTGQDPESVLVNGKGQFRDPNTGFMTNTPLEVFTITPGRRYRFRMINAFASVCPAQVTFEGHNLTVIATDGEPVSPVQVNTIISFSGERYDFVIEANNIPGAYWIQVRGLGECGVKRAQQLAILRYARGPYQPSTQAPTYDVGIPQGVVMNPLDARCKNPRNDAICVSQLKNARNIDPAILQERPDVKIFLPFRFFVYRPEMLFQPNTYNRYLVAPSGDHVISLIDEISYMSPPAPLLSQYDDINPEQFCNGDNRPADCGQNCMCTHKVDIPLNAVVEIVLVDEVQIANLSHPFHLHGYSFNVIGIGRSPDQNVKKINLKHALDLDRRGLLERHLKQGDLPPAKDTIAVPNNGYVIVRFRANNPGFWLLHCHFLFHIVIGMSLVLQVGTQADIPPVPPNFPTCGDHLPPISLN